In one Nicotiana sylvestris chromosome 8, ASM39365v2, whole genome shotgun sequence genomic region, the following are encoded:
- the LOC104234302 gene encoding transcription factor ABORTED MICROSPORES, which yields MELMHLMERLRPIMGLKNWDYCVLWKLSEDQRFLEWICCCCGGAEQNMHSCEQELLFPDSSTSPCRDVMFQHPRTTACDLLAQLPSSLALDSGIYAQALLSNQAKWVNFVPFSESNVSNEIIGTKVLIPSPLGLLELFGAKQLPEDEKVIDFVSTQCNIYLEQHKFPSNGDDNTNSQNLYQQIVSPVTSRDHSDQLSYDFPLKRKNLDTSSMNFLPHFNTYNTSEIENNTTTMLFDQNTSDVTHFSTSMENKYMSEMDAYLQKQMMRNSSNQTGLIDDESVKQHDNGRSNSGSDSDQNEDEDDPKFRRRNGKGQSKNLVAERKRRKKLNERLYALRALVPKISKLDRASILGDAIEYVMELEKQVKDLQLELEEHSDDDQGGRNQNQVQPEVLGQNGSDQNNRPKSENVKLSNGSHTGISANSNGSIDPSRQNQEVEDNDKLQQMEPQVEVAQLDGNEFFVKVFREHKAGGFVRILEALNSLGLAVTNVNATRHTCLVSSIFKVEKRDNEMVQADHVRESLLELTRNPSKGWSEMGRPLSENNANGSTNYLHNNQHQHHLENNHQKQAANSHHFHRHHHM from the exons ATGGAACTCATGCATCTAATGGAGAGGCTTAGGCCTATTATGGGCTTAAAAAACTGGGATTACTGTGTTTTATGGAAGTTGAGTGAAGATCAAAG GTTTCTTGAATGGATTTGTTGCTGTTGTGGTGGAGCTGAGCAAAATATGCATAGCTGTGAACAAGAGCTACTTTTCCCTGATTCTTCTACCTCACCTTGTAGAGATGTTATGTTTCAGCATCCAAGAACAACTGCTTGTGATTTACTGGCTCAGCTGCCTTCTTCTCTAGCACTAGACTCCGG GATTTATGCACAGGCCTTGCTTTCTAATCAAGCAAAATGGGTGAACTTTGTACCTTTCTCAGAATCAAATGTGTCTAAT GAAATAATTGGAACCAAAGTTTTGATTCCATCTCCTCTTGGATTGCTTGAGTTATTCGGTGCCAAACAA CTACCAGAAGATGAGAAAGTCATAGACTTTGTCTCAACTCAATGCAACATCTACTTGGAGCAGCATAAATTCCCATCAAATGGAGATGACAATACAAATTCCCAAAATCTTTATCAGCAAATAGTCTCCCCTGTTACATCAAGAGACCATTCAGATCAATTATCATATGATTTCCCTCTTAAAAGAAAAAACCTGGATACTTCTTCAATGAACTTCCTTCCACATTTCAATACTTACAACACCTCAGAAATCGAAAACAACACAACGACAATGTTATTCGATCAGAACACAAGCGATGTGACACATTTTTCAACTTCAATGGAGAATAAGTACATGAGTGAAATGGATGCTTATTTACAGAAGCAAATGATGAGAAATAGTAGTAATCAAACTGGATTAATTGATGATGAATCTGTTAAACAACATGATAATGGAAGATCTAATTCGGGATCGGATAGTGATCaaaatgaagatgaagatgatccTAAGTTTAGAAGGAGAAATGGAAAGGGTCAATCCAAGAATCTtgtggctgaaaggaaaagaagGAAGAAACTTAATGAAAGGCTCTATGCTCTTAGAGCTTTGGTTCCCAAAATTTCTAAG TTGGATAGAGCTTCAATACTTGGAGATGCTATTGAATATGTGATGGAATTGGAAAAGCAAGTGAAAGATCTACAGCTTGAGCTTGAAGAACATTCAGATGATGATCAGGGTGGTAGGAATCAGAACCAGGTTCAGCCTGAGGTTTTAGGCCAAAATGGAAGTGATCAAAATAACAGGCCTAAATCAGAAAATGTAAAACTTTCAAATGGAAGTCATACAGGAATATCAGCTAATTCCAATGGCAGCATTGATCCTTCTAGACAAAATCAAGAGgtagaagacaatgacaaactGCAGCAAATGGAG CCACAAGTGGAAGTAGCACAATTGGATGGGAATGAGTTCTTTGTGAAGGTGTTTCGAGAGCACAAGGCAGGTGGATTTGTGAGGATATTGGAGGCTTTGAACTCATTGGGCTTGGCGGTTACAAATGTAAATGCAACTAGGCATACTTGTTTGGTATCAAGTATCTTCAAAGTAGAA AAAAGGGACAATGAAATGGTTCAAGCTGATCATGTGAGGGAGTCCTTGCTAGAGCTGACAAGAAACCCTAGTAAAGGGTGGTCTGAAATGGGTAGACCATTATCAGAAAATAATGCAAATGGAAGTACAAATTATCTCCATAATAATCAACATCAGCACCACCTTGAGAATAATCACCAGAAGCAAGCTGCCAATTCTCATCACTTCCATCGACACCATCACATGTAA
- the LOC138876040 gene encoding uncharacterized protein produces MSDSTPRKLITRGIPTKILTFDGYSFSLQITQGELDAGLAKNMALEKRTKPRHDKFKETQVEKSLKETRLPIAEKRKKHISEASSIKGKEVEASKNSDTLEEKRCEVQHQLFRCFMALQLEGSPDNVFAIHVNGTSLSFSIREFALVIGLKYFGNPADFEFNEKQEDGCSEEVLQDSWDAHRQVWFYECCSNVDPKIALRVDNVVPKILNWRSTENQPNFAYLMNDMFNDKGNMIVYKDIYPTDIELVVIQIPPVGVVVENSPTTRSDKSAEDSDDFTPTPDLQCKKKHAASVDPYSSPPHKKSKEQIIHPSNTENQSMIPPVGVPEIAQNILHHNLPADSKNDEVSSLRKDLNSFKEYVVGEFKSLRSLINDNFKKLSDHLQDNQQKEILHQRKDTIGRRDDSIEIPYVPSCKIYQKNIVVSALFVESRVVGNTRLEVPGNIPHIGQEGVSTDYYVSQFELDDKFLPSQIPETRIVVHNSAKNIESTPLPSHRNRRPSRWYSSPYESNFDSAGTSVKLTPIFEKRHPFEDDSITGPHPTLIIQEYEKWVRDGLLARHEQKSNLEYHYKKNKSTLHIPLDFRVDQVNSKNWFYLLSFVGKLWDDNHINVIFYYLRKKGKYNQTTNFKYTTVDCIFKTRIAEIFDMYADTDSNENVVKEEDVACHDAYVASEIDKLAKLVPLYLSISGFYRDSQGIDWSTYSAYTDKSHTNPFEVVFISNLPQQKAGNMYDCGVHVAAYAEFLSTLGEVPQITFYANLLRQRYGALLWNYDMRNIDIDAISENEAPSKIARQITESDSKLQIVLE; encoded by the exons ATGTCTGATTCAACACCCCGCAAGTTGATTACCAGAGGTATACCCACTAAAATTCTCACTTTCGATGGGTACTCTTTCTCCTTGCAAATTACTCAAGGGGAATTGGATGCAGGTTTAGCCAAAAATATGGCATTGGAGAAGAGAACAAAACCTCGCCATGACAAGTTCAAAGAAACCCAAGTTGAGAAATCATTGAAGGAAACAAGACTTCCCATTGcggaaaagaggaaaaaacatATTTCTGAAGCTTCATCTATCAAGGGGAAGGAGGTTGAAGCAAGTAAAAACTCGGATACACTGGAAGAAAAG CGTTGTGAAGTCCAACATCAACTCTTCAGATGCTTCATGGCTCTCCAGTTAGAAGGAAGTCCTGACAATGTATTTGCAATACACGTCAATGGTACTTCATTATCTTTCTCAATAAGGGAGTTTGCGCTTGTTATTGGCCTCAAATATTTTGGTAACCCTGCTGATTTTGAGTTCAATGAAAAG CAAGAAGATGGATGCTCAGAAGAAGTACTACAGGATAGCTGGGATGCCCATAGGCAAGTATGGTTTTATGAGTGCTGTTCAAATGTTGATCCCAAAATTGCACTCCGAGTTGATAACGTGGTCCCCAAAATACTCAATTGGAGATCCACTGAAAATCAGCCAAACTTTGCTTATCTGATGAACGACATGTTCAATGATAAGGGAAACATG ATTGTTTACAAGGACATCTATCCAACCGATATAGAGCTTGTTGTTATTCAGATTCCTCCAGTAGGCGTTGTTGTTGAGAACAGTCCTACTACTCGTTCAGACAAGTCGGCAGAGGATTCAGATGACTTTACTCCTACACCTGATCTTCAGTGTAAGAAGAAACATGCTGCAAGTGTTGATCCATATTCATCACCGCCCCATAAAAAGAGCAAGGAACAGATTATTCATCCCTCAAATACAGAGAATCAATCCATGATTCCTCCTGTTGGTGTACCTGAAATTGCACAAAATATTTTACATCATAATCTGCCGGCAGATTCCAAAAATGATGAAGTTTCTTCTTTGAGGAAAGACCTAAATTCATTCAAAGAATAC GTTGTGGGTGAGTTCAAGTCTCTGAGATCATTGATCAACGATAACTTTAAGAAGCTTTCTGACCATCTTCAAGACAATCAGCAAAAAGAAATCTTACACCAGAGAAAGGACACCATAGGGAGACGTGATGATAGTATTGAAATTCCATATGTGCCATCTTGCAAGATATACCAAAAG AATATAGTGGTTAGTGCTCTTTTTGTGGAGTCAAGAGTGGTGGGGAATACTAGATTGGAGGTACCCGGCAACATACCACATATAGGCCAAGAGGGTGTATCTACAGATTACTATGTATCGCAATTTGAGCTGGACGACAAGTTTCTTCCAAGTCAAATTCCAGAAACTAGAATTGTGGTACACAATAGTGCAAAAAATATTGAATCAACCCCATTACCATCTCATAGGAATAGGCGACCAAGTAGATGGTATTCTTCGCCTTACGAGTCTAACTTCGACTCCGCAG GCACCTCAGTAAAATTGACCCCCATATTTGAAAAAAGACACCCTTTTGAGGATGATTCAATAACGGGGCCACATCCTACATTAATCATTCAGGAATACGAGAAATGGGTTCGTGATGGTCTTCTCGCTAGACATGAACAGAA AAGTAATTTGGAATATCATTACAAGAAGAACAAGTCAACACTTCATATACCATTGGATTTTAGAGTTGATCAAGTCAATTCAAAAAATTGGTTTTACCTTCTATCGTTTGTCGGTAAACTATGGGATGACAAT CATATTAACGTCATATTCTACTATCTGAGAAAAAAGGGAAAGTACAACCAAACAACCAACTTCAAGTATACAACTGTTGATTGTATATTCAAGACAAGAATCGCAGAAATCTTCGACATGTATGCTGATACAGATAGTAATGAAAATGTAGTCAAAGAAGAAGATGTGGCAT GTCATGATGCCTATGTAGCTTCTGAGATAGATAAGCTTGCTAAGCTTGTACCTCTGTATCTATCAATCAGTGGCTTTTACAGAGATAGTCAAGGCATAGATTGGTCTACTTACTCAGCATACACTGACAAGTCACATACTAATCCCTTTGAAGTTGTTTTCATATCAAATCTGCCTCAACAAAAAGCTGGCAACATGTAT GATTGTGGGGTACACGTTGCTGCATACGCGGAGTTTCTGAGCACTCTTGGTGAGGTTCCACAAATAACATTTTATGCCAATCTACTCCGTCAAAGATATGGTGCTCTCCTCTGGAACTATGATATGCGGAATATAGACATTGATGCCATAAGCGAGAATGAAGCACCCTCAAAGATTGCTAGGCAAATCACGGAGTCAGATTCAAAGTTACAGATAGTGTTAGAGTAG
- the LOC104234305 gene encoding uncharacterized protein has protein sequence MEIHNDMGYRVYVELKKENIEFGMYPLCITTIETELVSGGSLIQGDIVQIDESVQRYDSDTDNTLALDFVNSRQAIGVFELDKDLIISKTNQREVMTGQVYKDKATLKKVVEHYDISQRFQFRVDRSNYVSYALLCMSKDCEWRFKASSINKSELFKVREFIDKHTCPLKDKVYEQRQASSSLIGGIIRPKLTNHKKKYTTKDIIDDVKSDLGVDVSYMLTWWTKEKGFDHCRPIVVVDGSHLKSYYARTFVSTSTLDGAGHILPLAYGVIDSENDAAWTWFFEQFKIAYSDRENMCIVSDRNESIIKSISRVYPDVPHFTCIWNIWNNVYKKFKKSHAKLSEIYFSMAKAYTQPEFDSLVEKVEKVDIRVKEYLELVGYEKWARLYAPVNRGWTMTSNIAELINAALVSARELPIYDFLEEVRKKFGRWNCSNRKEAT, from the exons ATGGAAATACACAATGATATGGGTTACAGGGTGTATGTAGAGTTGAAAAAAGAGAACATAGAATTCGGGATGTATCCTTTGTGCATAACAACTATTGAAACAGAACTTGTATCCGGAGGTAGTTTAATTCAAGGCGACATTGTGCAAATAGACGAATCAGTTCAAAGGTATGATTCCGATACAGATAATACACTTGCACTAGATTTTGTCAACTCAAGACAAGCAATTGGGGTATTCGAACTGGACAAGGATTTGATAATTTCAAAAACTAATCAAAGGGAGGTTATGACTGGACAAGTATATAAGGATAAGGCAACATTGAAAAAGGTGGTGGAGCATTATGATATATCTCAAAGGTTTCAATTCCGGGTTGATAGGTCTAATTATGTCAG CTATGCATTATTATGTATGTCAAAAGATTGTGAATGGAGGTTTAAGGCTTCGAGCATTAACAAATCAGAACTATTCAAAGTGAGAGAGTTCATTGATAAGCATACATGTCCGTTGAAGGACAAGGTGTATGAGCAGCGACAGGCAAGTAGCAGCCTTATAGGTGGTATAATTAGGCCCAAGCTTACTAATCATAAGAAGAAATACACCACAAAGGATATAATTGATGATGTGAAATCAGATTTAGGTGTAGATGTTAGCTATATGTTGACGTGGTGGACTAAAGAAAAG GGGTTTGATCATTGTAGACCCATTGTGGTTGTGGATGGAAGTCACCTAAAATCTTACTACGCCAGGACATTCGTCTCAACCAGCACGTTGGATGGTGCAG GTCATATATTGCCACTAGCATATGGTGTTATTGATTCAGAGAATGATGCTGCTTGGAcgtggttctttgagcaattcaagatagCATACAGTGACAGGGAAAACATGTGCATCGTTTCAGATAGAAATGAGAGTATCATTAAATCTATATCGAGAGTGTATCCAGATGTACCGCATTTTACCTGTATATGGAATATATGGAACAACGTATATAAGAAATTCAAAAAGAGCCATGCAAAGTTGAGCGAGATATACTTCTCGATGGCAAAAGCATACACACAACCTGAATTTGACAGTCTGGTGGAGAAGGTGGAGAAGGTAGATATTAGGGTGAAAGAATACTTGGAGTTAGTTGGATACGAAAAGTGGGCTAGATTGTATGCACCTGTTAACAGGGGATGGACCATGACCTCAAATATTGCTGAGTTAATCAATGCCGCACTAGTGTCAGCGAGGGAATTGCCAATATACGACTTTCTCGAAGAAGTTAGGAAGAAGTTTGGACGTTGGAATTGCAGTAACCGCAAAGAAGCTACATAG